One Rhodothermus bifroesti DNA window includes the following coding sequences:
- the argH gene encoding argininosuccinate lyase: MLWAKGYTIASWVQRFTVGEDHRWDTLLLPYDIEGTRAHAAGLTQIGVLTDAEFQAITQALDALKAEVAAGRIAVRPEDEDAHTVIEQYLTQQLGDIGKKIHAGRSRNDQVLAALRLFLKDGLREAGRQVARIVEHLCALGAQYNDALMPGYTHLQQAMPSTAGLWALGYAELLLSDLAALRHAFDQVDVSPLGSAAGYGVPFLALPREAVAQQLGFRALQLHVTAVQLSRGKLELHAAHALVQVGATLNRMASDLVLFNSQEFGFVALPADLCTGSSIMPQKQNPDVLELVRAGYHRLLAELNVLLTLPANLPSGYHRDLQLTKEAVVRCVLHAQDMLTAMDNLLPSLRFRRDCMQAACTPALLATAEALRRVAEGVPFREAYRQAAAELDRLPQPEPQRVLAAYQVDGYPGRGRPDLVQKRLAAFQDWLGTP, from the coding sequence ATGCTCTGGGCAAAAGGATATACCATTGCTAGCTGGGTGCAGCGGTTTACCGTAGGCGAAGACCACCGCTGGGACACACTGCTTTTACCTTACGACATTGAAGGCACACGAGCGCATGCAGCTGGGCTGACCCAGATCGGCGTGCTTACTGATGCTGAGTTTCAGGCAATCACCCAAGCATTGGATGCCCTAAAGGCTGAGGTAGCTGCCGGTCGCATCGCAGTGCGCCCCGAAGATGAAGACGCACATACGGTCATCGAGCAGTACCTAACGCAGCAGCTGGGAGACATCGGCAAAAAAATCCACGCGGGTCGCTCGCGTAACGACCAAGTACTTGCAGCATTGCGGTTATTCTTAAAAGACGGTTTGCGTGAGGCCGGCCGGCAAGTAGCTCGTATTGTCGAGCACCTGTGTGCGCTAGGTGCTCAGTATAACGACGCGTTGATGCCTGGCTACACGCATCTGCAGCAGGCCATGCCTTCGACAGCCGGCCTGTGGGCACTAGGCTATGCAGAGCTGCTTTTGAGCGATCTAGCAGCCTTGCGCCATGCTTTCGATCAGGTGGATGTGTCGCCCTTAGGCAGTGCGGCAGGCTATGGGGTGCCTTTTCTAGCACTTCCTCGGGAAGCCGTAGCCCAGCAGCTAGGATTTCGCGCGCTGCAACTTCATGTGACGGCTGTGCAGCTCTCGCGCGGCAAGTTAGAGCTGCATGCGGCGCATGCCCTGGTGCAGGTAGGGGCTACGCTCAACCGTATGGCTTCGGACTTGGTGCTCTTCAACAGTCAGGAATTTGGCTTTGTAGCCCTGCCAGCCGACTTGTGTACTGGCAGTAGCATTATGCCGCAGAAGCAAAACCCAGACGTGCTGGAACTGGTGCGTGCGGGTTATCACCGGCTGCTGGCCGAGCTAAACGTACTGCTGACGCTTCCAGCCAACTTGCCTTCAGGGTACCACCGCGACTTGCAGCTTACCAAGGAAGCCGTTGTGCGCTGCGTGCTGCATGCGCAGGATATGCTGACCGCCATGGACAACCTGCTGCCTTCCCTACGCTTTCGGCGTGACTGCATGCAAGCTGCCTGCACCCCAGCGCTGCTGGCTACTGCCGAAGCACTGCGTCGCGTGGCCGAGGGCGTGCCGTTTCGCGAGGCCTACCGTCAGGCTGCGGCCGAACTCGACAGGCTCCCCCAGCCTGAACCACAGCGCGTGCTGGCAGCTTACCAAGTAGACGGCTACCCTGGGCGCGGACGGCCCGACCTAGTGCAAAAGCGCCTTGCAGCTTTTCAGGACTGGCTAGGAACACCTTGA
- a CDS encoding secondary thiamine-phosphate synthase enzyme YjbQ yields the protein MIVHQETLQCSTTGHGDVQDLTQAVAAVVARSGVARGLVHVHVVGSTAAVGTIELEPGLQRDLPELMDRLVPPHETYYHELTWHDGNAHAHLQATLLGASATVPVRDGQPVLGTWQQLVLVECDVRPRQRELVVTVQGVPSQS from the coding sequence ATGATTGTTCATCAGGAAACCCTCCAGTGCAGCACAACAGGACATGGAGATGTGCAGGACCTAACCCAAGCTGTGGCAGCGGTGGTGGCGCGCTCTGGCGTTGCTCGGGGTTTGGTGCATGTGCACGTGGTAGGCAGTACAGCAGCTGTAGGCACCATTGAACTTGAGCCTGGCTTGCAGCGCGATTTGCCCGAACTCATGGATCGTTTGGTGCCCCCGCACGAGACCTATTACCACGAGCTGACCTGGCACGACGGAAATGCGCATGCCCACCTGCAAGCTACCTTACTGGGTGCCTCGGCAACGGTACCGGTGCGTGACGGGCAGCCCGTGCTAGGCACCTGGCAGCAACTCGTACTGGTGGAATGCGACGTGCGGCCGCGCCAGCGCGAGCTGGTGGTTACCGTTCAAGGTGTTCCTAGCCAGTCCTGA